TTTGAGGGCATTGCGCTTGACCGCGCTGAAGTACTCGTTGCTGGCCAGGTTCAGCAGCAGGTCGTCGCCTTGCTCGGCCAGGGCCTGGTTCAGCCACTCGCTGATGCGCGTGCCCCAGAAGGCATACAGGTCCTTGCCGCGGGCGTTGGCAAGCTTGGTGCCCATCTCCAGGCGGTAAGGCTGCATCAGGTCCAGCGGGCGCAGCAGGCCGTACAGCCCGGAGAGCATGCGCAGGTGCTCCTGGGCGTAGCTGAAGTCGTCTTCGCTGAGGCTTTGCGCGTCGAGCCCGGTATACACGTCGCCCTTGAACGCCAGCAGCGCCTGCTTGGCGTTGTCCGGGGTGAAGGCTGGCGTCCAGCTGCCGAAGCGCGCGGCGTTGAGCCCGGCGAGCTTGTCGGAGAGGTGCATCAGCTCGCTGATCTGCGCCGGCGACAGCTCGCGCAACTGCACGATCAGTTCCTGGGAATCATCCAGGTACTGCGGCTGGGTGTAGCGCTGGGTTACCGGCGGGGTGTCGTAGTCGAGGGTCTTGGCGGGGGAAATCACCGTCAGCATCAGGTCGGCTCCTTTATTCGTGGCGCCGATTCTACGGGGCGGGGGCGGCGATCTCCAGCTATCAAGGCAATAGCCACAGACCATCCCGACACTTGGCGCTATAGTGCGCGGCGAGGAAAACGGAGAGCCCGATCGTGCGCATTGCCCTTGTTTTACTGGCTGGCCTGTTCAGCGTCACGGCCCAGGCCGCGCCAGCCCCGGTCGCCACTTTCGACCGCAACCACTGGCCAGAGCAGCTCGACAGCCCGGCGCTGTTCGATGTCGCCTCGCGCGCCGAAATCCTCGGGTTTGCCCGGGTGCTGGCTGAAAGCGAAATGCTCGACCAGAGCGCCCTGGCGGCGCGGCTGAACCTGCGCCAGGTCAATCTGCTGTCGATCAACACGCTGCGCCAGCGCCTGTGGCAGCGCTTATGGCGCAACTACGACCTGGCGCAGAAGAGCTGCGAGCAGGATGCCTCGTTCTGTTATGCCATCGACGACCTGGGCGATTTTCGCAAGCAGACGGCAACCTTCGAAGTCGCCGCCGACTCGTTCTACGCGAGCTGGGCCGAGCCCAGCCGGGCCTTTCACGAGCGCTACCTGGACGAGCTGCTGCGCAAGGCCGCGCTGTTCCCGCAGACCGCCAGCGAAATCGAGCGCTTCTCCGACCTTGAGCGCAATGGCGACGAGCTCAACGACCGGCTATTCATGCTGACCTTCGATGGCGGCCCATCCTTGGCGGGCGGCAGTACCGACGGCCTGGCCGAGTTCCTGCGCCGGCAACGGCTGTCGGCGACCTTTTTTGTGCTGGGCAACAGCCTGCAGAACCGGCGCGACAAGACCTCGCTTGGCGACCTGCGGGCGCTCTACCAGGGCCAGTGCGTGGGCTTGCAAGGCTGGCAGTACCGCTCCCACGGGCAGTGGCAGGGCTGGCAGGACTCGGTGCTGCGCAGCCAGGCGCGGGTGCAGGGCGACTTGCCGCAGCAGTATGTGCCGTTGTTCCGGCCGCCTTATGGCCAGCGCCGTGCCGACAGCCAGGCATTCTTCGCCGGCCAGCATTTGCAGGTGGTGTTGTGGGATATCGACGCCCAGGATCAGGGCGCGTTGAACAGCGAACAGGCGGCCCAGCGGGTGCTGACCTTGATGCTGCTGTGGCGCAAGGGGCTGATCCAGTTTCACGACGCCCAGCCCAAGGCGCAGGAGGCAGTGGCCTGGTTGCTCAAGCAAACGGCTCAGAGTGGAATTGGCTGGGAAGATTGCCGTAATTTCGGCGAAAAGCGTTGAAAGTGTAAAGTTTCGCTAAGAGGCGGGAAGGAAAGATCGCAGGCATTTCACATGACTGGATTTATGACTGTAGCGGTGCTTTGCCCCTGCGCCAAGGGCTAATTGG
This portion of the Pseudomonas sp. SORT22 genome encodes:
- the yaaA gene encoding peroxide stress protein YaaA is translated as MLTVISPAKTLDYDTPPVTQRYTQPQYLDDSQELIVQLRELSPAQISELMHLSDKLAGLNAARFGSWTPAFTPDNAKQALLAFKGDVYTGLDAQSLSEDDFSYAQEHLRMLSGLYGLLRPLDLMQPYRLEMGTKLANARGKDLYAFWGTRISEWLNQALAEQGDDLLLNLASNEYFSAVKRNALKARVINTEFRDFKNGQYKIISFYAKKARGMMSRFVIQERINDPEQLKQFDVQGYYYSAELSKADNLVFLRDHADE
- a CDS encoding polysaccharide deacetylase family protein, whose amino-acid sequence is MRIALVLLAGLFSVTAQAAPAPVATFDRNHWPEQLDSPALFDVASRAEILGFARVLAESEMLDQSALAARLNLRQVNLLSINTLRQRLWQRLWRNYDLAQKSCEQDASFCYAIDDLGDFRKQTATFEVAADSFYASWAEPSRAFHERYLDELLRKAALFPQTASEIERFSDLERNGDELNDRLFMLTFDGGPSLAGGSTDGLAEFLRRQRLSATFFVLGNSLQNRRDKTSLGDLRALYQGQCVGLQGWQYRSHGQWQGWQDSVLRSQARVQGDLPQQYVPLFRPPYGQRRADSQAFFAGQHLQVVLWDIDAQDQGALNSEQAAQRVLTLMLLWRKGLIQFHDAQPKAQEAVAWLLKQTAQSGIGWEDCRNFGEKR